The Synechococcus sp. RS9909 genomic interval GCGGCCACATGGCCATCACCGCGCAGGCGATAGCGATAGGTCACCAGCCCCTCCAGGCCAACCGGCCCGCGCGGCGGCAGGGTCTGGGTGCTGATGCCCACCTCCGCACCGAAGCCGTAGCGGAACCCGTCGGCGAAACGGGTGGAGCAGTTGTGATAGACACCGGCACTGTCCACCGCCCGCAGAAACCGTTCGGCGGTGGCCCCGTCCTGGCTGGCGATGGCCTCGGTATGGCGTGAGCCATGGCGACGGATGTGCTCCAACGCCTCCTCCAGATCGCTGACCACCCGCACCGAAAGGATCAGATCGAGGTACTCCCGATCCCAGTCGTCCTCTGTGGCCGCCTCCGCCACGCCGAGGGCCTGACTGCGGGAATCGCCCCGCAGACGCACGCCCGCGGCTTCCAACGCCGGCACGGCCGCGGCGAGAAACGCCGGAGCACTGTCCTGATGCACCAGCAGGGTCTCGATCGCGTTGCAGGCTGCGGGGTACTGGGTTTTGCTGTCGATGGCGATCCGCACCGCCTGGGGCACGTCCACCTGGGCATCGACGTACAGATGGCAGACGCCGTCCGCGTGGCCGAGCACGGGGATGCGGGTGTTGTCCTGGATGAAGCGCACCAGCGCATTGCTGCCGCGGGGAATGATCAGATCCACCAATCCATCGAGGCGCAGCAATGCCAGGCTCTCCTGGCGGGTGGTGAGCAAGGCCAGGGCATCGGCCGCAATCGTCGTGTCGACCTCGGCAGCGCCGAGCCCCTCCTGCAGGGCTTCGATCACGGCGCGGTTGGTGCGGTTCGCCTCACTGCCCCCTTTGAGAATCGCCCCGTTGCCGGAGCGGATCGCCAGAGACGCAATCTGAATCACCGCATCCGGTCGCGCCTCAAAGATCACCCCCAGCACGCCGAGGGGCACGCTGACCCTCTCCAGCACCAACCCCTCATCCAGCTCCCGATGCAGCTGACGCACACCGAGGGGATCGGGCAGCGCCGCCACCTGGCGCACGCCATCGATGGCGCCGGCCAGTTTGCCGGCATCCAGCTTGAGACGGGCCACGAGTGCCTGGGCCAGGCCTTCGGCCATGGCTTGCTCAAGATCCTGCTGATTCGCCGCCACGATCGACTCGGCGTGGCGCTCCAACGCAGCGGCCATCGCCTCCAGGGCCTGCTGCCGTTGGCCATCATCGGTCTGCCCCAGGGCTGTGGCGGCCCGGCGCACATCGGTCGCCAACCGCAGCAGTTCAGGCGACGGTTCGGGCACACCCTGAGGAGTCATGGGCTGGGGCGACATCTGCTCAGCATCATCCCGTCCGGCGGGTCAGGCGGCCGGGAGCAGTCGATCGATGGCCAGGCGGGCGGCACCAAGACGTCCAGCGCCATTTCCCAGCTCACAGGCGCGGATCTCCAGCCCCTCCCGACTCACCGCCTGCACGCGGAGGACCACTTCTCGACGCACAGCCGGCAGGAAATGCTTGGCTGCCGCGGCCAACCCCCCACCCAGCAGCACCCGCTGAGGCGTGAACACATACACCAGGGAGCTGATGCCAACGCCAAGGGTGCGCCCATAGCGCTCCCACACCGCCAGGGCCTCGGGGTCCGCGGCGCAGGCACGGCGATTGAGCTCCTCCGGCTCCCCATCCCAGAGGCGGCGCAAGGCGGCGATGCTGGCGTATTGCTCGAGCGACCCCCGATTGCCGCTGTTGCAGGGGGGGCCATTGGGATCAATGCCGATCAGGCCCGGCTCGGCAGCGGCTCCGTTGTGGCCCGTGAACAGGCGGCCTGCCAGCATCACCCCGCCGCCGACGCCGGTGCCGAGGGTGAGCAGCACCACATCGCCGCAACCGCGTGCCGCCCCCTGCCAGGCCTCGCCCACCAGGGCGCAGTTGCCATC includes:
- a CDS encoding glutamate-5-semialdehyde dehydrogenase → MTPQGVPEPSPELLRLATDVRRAATALGQTDDGQRQQALEAMAAALERHAESIVAANQQDLEQAMAEGLAQALVARLKLDAGKLAGAIDGVRQVAALPDPLGVRQLHRELDEGLVLERVSVPLGVLGVIFEARPDAVIQIASLAIRSGNGAILKGGSEANRTNRAVIEALQEGLGAAEVDTTIAADALALLTTRQESLALLRLDGLVDLIIPRGSNALVRFIQDNTRIPVLGHADGVCHLYVDAQVDVPQAVRIAIDSKTQYPAACNAIETLLVHQDSAPAFLAAAVPALEAAGVRLRGDSRSQALGVAEAATEDDWDREYLDLILSVRVVSDLEEALEHIRRHGSRHTEAIASQDGATAERFLRAVDSAGVYHNCSTRFADGFRYGFGAEVGISTQTLPPRGPVGLEGLVTYRYRLRGDGHVAADFAEGRRRFSHRDLEA
- a CDS encoding ROK family protein; the encoded protein is MKASSQQVIGVDLGGTGIKLARFDRAGQLLAEQHIATPQPAVPGAVCMALCEAIEALDPDRCAAVVGIGLPGPMDAAARVARVCINLPGWQEVPLAEWLEPQLQRRVTLANDGNCALVGEAWQGAARGCGDVVLLTLGTGVGGGVMLAGRLFTGHNGAAAEPGLIGIDPNGPPCNSGNRGSLEQYASIAALRRLWDGEPEELNRRACAADPEALAVWERYGRTLGVGISSLVYVFTPQRVLLGGGLAAAAKHFLPAVRREVVLRVQAVSREGLEIRACELGNGAGRLGAARLAIDRLLPAA